A region of Larimichthys crocea isolate SSNF chromosome X, L_crocea_2.0, whole genome shotgun sequence DNA encodes the following proteins:
- the lap3 gene encoding cytosol aminopeptidase: MTMLLLRRAAQTAVRTNHHRSFSASQTHLNERKGLVLGVFEEEGEQGSLHLTQAAAGFDQTSSGKLSELLKISGPTLKKGKSRIFYGIHKDFPCVAVVGLGKKDAGVCGAENWDTSKESIRQAVSAGCRLLQDLEVNHVEVDACGDAQSAAEGAALGLFHYDQLKSKKKTKVTTQLHGSADSVGWEKGVTYAEGQNLARLLMEAPANHITPTAFANTIEEKLAPHAKRVTINKRSQSWIEEQQMGAFLSVSKGSEEPPVFLELHYNGSPDSKQAPLLLVGKGVTFDSGGISLKPSPSMDAMRADMGGAATVCASIVTAAALKLPVNIIGLAPLCENMPSGKATKPGDVVTAKNGKTIQVDNTDAEGRLILADALCYGHTFNPRAIVNVATLTGAMDVALGSAATGVFTNSDWLWEQLHKASVVTGDRVWRMPLFQHYTRQVTDSQLADLNNIGKYSRSGGACTAAAFLREFVTAPHWAHLDIAGVMSNKDEIPYLRKGMSGRPTRTLVEFAAGLAQSG, encoded by the exons ATGACAATGCTGCTTCTGAGGAGAGCTGCGCAGACGGCGGTGCGGACAAACCACCACAGGTCGTTTTCTGCTTCACAGACTCACCTGAACGAGAGAAAA ggtctGGTGCTGGGAGTgtttgaggaggagggggagcaggGCAGCCTTCATCTGACACAAGCAGCTGCAGGTTTTGATCAAACTTCGTCGGGAAAACTCTCTGAACTGCTTAAAAT CTCTGGACCAACTCTTAAGAAAGGCAAAAGCAGAATATTTTATGGAATCCACAAG GACTTCCCGTGTGTGGCAGTAGTCGGATTGGGTAAGAaggatgcaggtgtgtgtggagcagagaACTGGGACACCAGCAAGGAGAGCATCAGACAGGCAGTATCAG CTGGCTGCCGGTTACTTCAGGACCTGGAGGTGAATCATGTGGAGGTGGACGCCTGCGGTGATGCTCAGTCAGCAGCAGAAGGTGCCGCTCTGGGTTTGTTTCACTACGACCAACTAAAATCCAAGAAGAAGACGAAAGTGACCACGCAGCTTCATGGAAG TGCTGACTCAGTCGGTTGGGAGAAAGGAGTCACGTATGCAGAAGGCCAAAATCTGGCACGGCTTCTCATGGAAGCTCCAGCCAATCACATCACTCCTACCGCTTTTGCCAACACCATTGAGGAGAAATTGGCACCGCATGCCAAACGagtcacaataaataaaag ATCTCAGTCTTGGATAGAGGAGCAACAGATGGGAGCGTTTCTCAGCGTGTCTAAAGGTTCAGAGGAGCCGCCCGTCTTCCTGGAGCTTCATTACAACGGTTCTCCTGACAGCAAGCAAGCACCGCTGCTCTTAGTGGGCAAGGGCGTCACCTTTGACAG TGGTGGTATTTCTCTGAAGCCGTCTCCTTCTATGGATGCAATGAGAGCTGATATGGGTGGAGCAGCCACAGTGTGTGCGTCTAtcgtcacagcagcagctctcaaaCTCCCCGTCAACATTATTG GTCTGGCTCCTCTGTGTGAGAACATGCCCAGTGGAAAAGCTACTAAACCAGGTGATGTCGTCACAGCCAAAAATGGGAAAACAATCCAG GTTGATAATACAGATGCAGAGGGACGTCTGATTCTTGCTGACGCACTGTGTTACGGACACACCTTCAACCCCAGAGCTATTGTCAATGTTGCTACACTAACAG GTGCGATGGATGTGGCTCTTGGCTCAGCAGCAACTGGAGTGTTTACAAACTCTGACTGGCTCTGGGAGCAGCTGCACAAG gctagTGTTGTGACAGGTGACAGAGTGTGGCGGATGCCTCTGTTCCAGCACTACACCCGACAGGTGACTGACAGCCAGCTGGCTGACCTCAACAACATTGGCAAGTACAGCCG TTCTGGTGGTGCGTGCACAGCAGCTGCATTCCTGAGAGAGTTTGTCACAGCTCCTCACTGGGCTCATCTGGACATCGCGGGTGTGATGAGTAACAAAGATGAAATCCCCTACCTGAGGAAGGGCATGTCTGGAAGGCCGACACGTACACTGGTGGAGTTTGCTGCCGGGCTGGCGCAGAGTGGCTGA